A genomic segment from Neodiprion lecontei isolate iyNeoLeco1 chromosome 1, iyNeoLeco1.1, whole genome shotgun sequence encodes:
- the LOC107224293 gene encoding cuticle protein 8, which yields MFRFFVVVAMAAVATEASVLGYEGAGYSGLAGHGYGGYAGYGGYPGYGGYGNAVSHGAVVAPAIAVAPVAVAKVGYGGYGGYGGYGAGYGAGYEGAHDSYAYPKYSYNYGVHDPHTGDVKSQEEVRDGDVVKGSYSLNEPDGTVRVVEYTADDHNGFNAVVKKIGHAVHPAPTPVVKYVAAPAHYDSGYGYNKYY from the exons ATGTTCCGG TTCTTCGTCGTTGTCGCCATGGCCGCAGTCGCCACTGAGGCTAGTGTTCTCGGATACGAGGGTGCCGGGTACTCCGGACTTGCAGGCCACGGCTACGGAGGCTACGCTGGCTACGGAGGATACCCTGGCTACGGTGGATACGGCAACGCCGTATCTCACGGAGCCGTTGTTGCCCCGGCCATCGCCGTCGCTCCGGTTGCCGTCGCCAAGGTTGGATACGGAGGATACGGAGGATACGGAGGATACGGTGCTGGTTACGGAGCCGGTTACGAAGGTGCCCACGACAGCTAC GCCTACCCAAAATACTCCTACAACTACGGAGTCCACGACCCCCACACCGGTGACGTTAAGAGCCAAGAGGAGGTCCGAGACGGAGACGTAGTCAAGGGTTCCTACAGCCTGAACGAGCCCGACGGTACAGTTCGCGTTGTCGAGTACACCGCCGATGACCACAACGGATTCAACGCCGTCGTAAAGAAAATCGGACACGCCGTCCACCCCGCCCCGACACCGGTTGTCAAGTACGTCGCGGCGCCAGCTCACTACGATTCCGGATACGGATACAACAAGTACTACTAG